Proteins encoded together in one Entelurus aequoreus isolate RoL-2023_Sb linkage group LG20, RoL_Eaeq_v1.1, whole genome shotgun sequence window:
- the LOC133635714 gene encoding up-regulator of cell proliferation-like: MSTEEQKPTVLLDVISKLGLKKYYPNNLSLQSILEVNKSSTHEKAVLSVDEMPFHFLRKLFQINAGCRNCTPLLSSHEDDDYRFDTDLYTANDPSENTVHPLDLIVGLFLCADSFLQQEIALKMSLCQFSVPLLLPQTNSNQCTLMIWALREIVKEWCPHDMCQSRGFVEDNIVQAKIPFVSFVRLKNCSSSKSQFLNQVLSRGQQNQNMFIHRDMEGGALTRKLSNGLVEVCWFLPCGRENLDIFPEPVAFANLRGHICESHTQFAFLYEVSNAIFVFLDEFEEEEHHKLKALQDAKSKLYFVVVHKERVTDDVKKTLEELDVPKSNVKVKNSRANTAEFAKVICGAIKNSLCSIKSTMSIEDMAEKAVVLSLTVDENKTLDQKETAEKILRGVGVRSIPHFKKQQLPLQGEKWKRLSQLEKQECRMSNVGTGAVEHYKAQIQEEKIHIWKEQNKQQLSQGMHDFIKTLSTSNTERRNVFLKWMKFKFNSQSRDTLTRLRNTFKEQCKTNDAKLIAEIDQALLDTSLGVEHYMREMGLYYEVSFHSDIAMAKISHLPKVAAEMLLGGYSLELLDGVASNIPEKWVTDMLMELHKMVGGKSRLLVLTVLGVQSTGKSTLLNTMFGVQFPVSSGRCTRGAYMLFFKVGENTEKELGCDFILLIDTEGLKSPDLAQLEDSYEHDNQLATFVIGLSDVTIVNIAMENANEMKDVLQIAVHAFLRMKQIGKKTICHFVHQNVAGVSAHTRTLTDRKHLLDQLNQMTQIAAHMERTPGIQAFTDVLDYDVENNNWNIPGLWHGTPPMAPVNTGYSEAVSEFKKYLLETVRGKKQSKASNIPEFLQWMTSLWKSVKYENFIFSFRNTLVAHTYENLCKEFNQWEWEMRKEILSRQTAAESEVVNANNKNGLETLVMLKKTELAEEIESQKRKMKEKLADYYRKKDIHVSLIEKYKTDFFNSITSLSNEIQHSVNSNLEGALERNIALEKALDIIQEYSGRIEDRVMRLLSDCKDTQLSDDQLREEFDKMWAAATACVPALKKQEIPAAVLNQLRKNCSYRNVSEDLQHIKDLTSHGKAPFMTYMNHVDSIAEKFKHTLTGKLQIFANEVIATSTAFVVEQTKSNSDYHDSLSRDLLKMIDDLLFKHSKPDKFNIKFEIDIKLHICGFAAREFLLMHQKFLSNNDPQTQLEKYKPQYLSDFLDLYKQTDHCQRKAKDFVQFCIKPAIEDYLNRVLGIDIVDFILTSSHSVEYSSRCSFQYNIQKELLQKDDFDAFVKYILHYKMFVKDWIFEQILKEMQDNTLCNLKQKNLEVVVTKISNAIEESLKKVSDDNDNVPKLVSIMRTYLSKDIVILEDTVKRTLFQIKSTCQSFTQSFIASLSKLKETLHEEFSNIEDVPETLNKLAIKPQDELFKKVFGCGHQCPFCKIPCEAGGKEHKMHHAAVHRPQGLGQYRYNTDEVLVEDLCPSDVHGTCRFRHPDKAEVWVPYRDYSTIYPDWHIPPDPTIESSDYWKFVLVHYNERFAKEYQAKPAKVPEAWMKITRAKALEGLKDSFNIR; this comes from the coding sequence TTCTGTTGGACGTCATCTCCAAACTTGGGCTGAAGAAATATTATCCAAACAACCTCAGTCTTCAGTCTATTTTGGAAGTCAACAAAAGCAGCACACATGAAAAAGCTGTTTTATCAGTGGATGAAATGCCATTTCATTTCCTAAGAAAACTGTTTCAAATCAATGCTGGGTGCAGGAATTGCACACCATTACTGAGCAGTCATGAGGATGATGATTATAGATTTGACACAGACCTTTACACTGCAAATGACCCCTCTGAAAACACAGTCCATCCTCTTGACCTAATTGTAGGTCTATTTCTATGTGCAGACAGCTTCTTGCAGCAGGAAATTGCCCTCAAGATGTCGTTATGCCAGTTTTCTGTCCCGTTGCTGTTGCCCCAAACCAACTCCAATCAGTGTACCCTGATGATATGGGCTCTTAGAGAAATTGTCAAAGAGTGGTGTCCACATGACATGTGTCAATCAAGAGGATTTGTGGAGGACAATATTGTTCAGGCTAAAATACCATTCGTTTCCTTTGTAAGGTTAAAAAACTGCAGTTCATCTAAATCTCAGTTTTTAAATCAAGTTCTCAGCCGTGGCCAGCAGAATCAAAATATGTTCATACACAGAGACATGGAAGGAGGAGCATTGACTCGAAAACTGTCAAATGGTTTGGTGGAAGTTTGCTGGTTCCTTCCTTGTGGGAGAGAAAATCTTGACATATTTCCAGAGCCGGTTGCATTTGCTAATTTGAGGGGACACATCTGTGAGTCACATACACAGTTTGCTTTTCTTTATGAAGTGTCCAATGCAATCTTTGTATTCCTGGACGAGTTTGAAGAAGAGGAGCATCACAAACTGAAGGCTCTTCAAGATGCAAAATCTAAactctattttgttgttgtccaCAAAGAGAGAGTCACTGATGATGTCAAGAAAACACTAGAAGAATTGGATGTACCAAAAAGCAATGTTAAAGTCAAAAATTCAAGAGCAAATACAGCAGAGTTTGCCAAAGTAATTTGTGGGGCCATCAAGAACTCACTGTGTTCCATAAAAAGCACAATGAGTATTGAAGATATGGCGGAAAAAGCAGTTGTATTAAGTCTGACTGTGGATGAAAATAAAACTCTCGACCAGAAAGAAACTGCAGAGAAAATCTTGAGGGGTGTTGGTGTGAGAAGTATACCACacttcaaaaaacaacaactacctTTGCAAGGAGAAAAGTGGAAGAGATTATCACAACTGGAGAAGCAGGAATGCAGAATGAGTAATGTTGGCACTGGTGCTGTTGAGCATTATAAAGCTCAGATACAAGAAGAGAAAATACACATTTGGAAAGAGCAAAACAAGCAACAATTATCTCAAGGAATGCACGATTTCATCAAAACCTTATCGACAAGCAACACAGAGAGAAGAAATGTTTTCTTGAAGTGGATGAAATTCAAGTTTAATAGCCAATCTCGGGATACACTAACCAGACTGCGTAACACTTTCAAAGAGCAATGCAAAACCAATGATGCCAAACTTATTGCAGAGATTGATCAAGCTTTATTGGACACCTCATTAGGGGTAGAGCATTACATGAGAGAAATGGGACTTTACTATGAGGTTTCTTTTCACTCAGACATTGCCATGGCTAAAATATCACATTTGCCTAAAGTAGCTGCTGAAATGCTGTTGGGTGGTTATTCATTAGAACTGTTGGATGGTGTTGCCTCCAACATTCCAGAGAAGTGGGTGACAGATATGCTAATGGAGCTTCACAAGATGGTCGGGGGAAAGAGCAGGTTGCTCGTACTAACTGTTTTGGGTGTTCAAAGTACTGGAAAGTCAACCCTTCTCAACACCATGTTTGGTGTTCAGTTTCCTGTCAGCAGTGGTAGATGTACAAGAGGGGCCTATATGCTGTTTTTCAAAGTTGGAGAAAATACAGAAAAAGAATTGGGTTGTGACTTCATTCTCCTTATTGATACAGAAGGTCTGAAATCTCCTGATCTCGCGCAACTAGAAGATAGCTATGAGCATGACAACCAGCTGGCAACCTTTGTCATTGGCTTAAGTGATGTTACTATTGTAAACATTGCAATGGAGAACGCAAACGAAATGAAAGATGTCCTGCAAATTGCTGTTCATGCCTTCCTGAGAATGAAACAAATTGGGAAAAAGACAATTTGTCATTTTGTGCACCAAAATGTTGCTGGAGTTTCGGCTCATACCAGAACTCTGACAGACAGAAAACACCTCTTGGACCAACTAAATCAAATGACACAAATCGCAGCTCATATGGAGAGAACACCTGGGATTCAAGCGTTCACTGATGTGCTGGACTATGACGTAGAAAACAACAACTGGAACATCCCAGGACTTTGGCATGGAACCCCTCCAATGGCACCAGTAAACACTGGTTACAGTGAAGCGGTTTCAGAGTTCAAGAAATATCTTCTGGAGACAGTGCGCGGAAAAAAACAATCTAAAGCTTCAAATATTCCAGAGTTTCTACAATGGATGACGAGTCTGTGGAAATCAGTGAAGTATGAGAACTTCATCTTTAGTTTCAGAAACACACTTGTGGCTCACACTTATGAAAACCTGTGCAAAGAGTTCAACCAGTGGGAGTGGGAGATGCGTAAGGAAATATTGTCCAGACAGACGGCAGCAGAGTCAGAAGTTGTGAATGCCAACAACAAGAATGGCTTGGAAACGTtggtcatgttaaaaaaaacagaacTTGCTGAGGAAATAGAAtcacaaaaaagaaaaatgaaagaGAAACTGGCTGATTATTACAGAAAGAAAGACATACATGTAAGTTTGATAGAGAAATACAAAACTGACTTCTTCAATTCCATCACAAGTCTGTCAAATGAGATTCAACATTCAGTGAATTCGAATTTGGAAGGAGCCCTTGAGCGAAACATAGCTTTGGAAAAGGCTCTGGACATAATACAGGAGTACTCTGGCAGGATTGAAGACAGAGTCATGCGGCTTCTGAGCGACTGCAAAGACACCCAACTGTCTGATGACCAACTGAGAGAAGAGTTTGACAAAATGTGGGCTGCTGCTACTGCATGTGTACCTGCATTGAAAAAACAAGAAATACCTGCCGCCGTTCTCAACCAGCTGAGGAAGAATTGCTCATATCGGAACGTGAGTGAAGATTTACAGCATATTAAAGACCTAACAAGCCATGGAAAGGCCCCATTTATGACCTATATGAACCACGTTGACTCCATAGCCGAGAAGTTCAAACATACTTTGACAGGAAAGTTACAGATCTTTGCAAATGAAGTCATTGCGACATCAACAGCGTTTGTTGTTGAACAAACTAAATCAAATAGTGATTACCATGATTCTTTGTCACGTGATCTGTTGAAAATGATTGATGACCTGCTATTTAAGCATTCCAAGCCTGACAAATTCAACATAAAATTTGAAATTGACATCAAACTTCATATTTGTGGATTTGCCGCAAGAGAATTCCTGCTAATGCACCAAAAATTCTTGTCgaacaatgacccccaaacacagcTGGAGAAGTACAAGCCTCAATATTTGTCAGACTTTCTGGATTTGTACAAACAGACAGATCATTGCCAACGCAAAGCAAAGGATTTCGTCCAGTTTTGTATCAAGCCTGCCATCGAGGATTACCTGAACAGAGTTTTGGGAATTGACATTGTAGATTTTATTTTGACAAGCAGCCATTCAGTGGAGTACAGTTCACGCTGTTCCTTCCAGTACAACATTCAGAAAGAGTTACTGCAGAAAGATGACTTTGATGCTTTTGTCAAGTACATTCTTCACTACAAAATGTTTGTTAAGGATTGGATATTTGAGCAGATCTTAAAAGAAATGCAAGACAATACTTTGTGCAATTTGAAGCAGAAAAACCTGGAAGTTGTGGTAACCAAAATATCAAACGCAATTGAGGAGAGTTTAAAAAAGGTATCAGATGACAATGACAATGTTCCAAAGCTTGTAAGCATAATGCGCACATATCTGAGCAAAGACATTGTAATATTAGAGGATACTGTAAAACGCACTCTGTTTCAGATCAAAAGCACATGCCAGTCATTCACCCAAAGTTTTATTGCATCCTTgagcaagttaaaggaaacactcCATGAAGAATTCTCCAACATCGAAGACGTACCTGAAACCCTGAATAAACTTGCGATAAAACCACAGGATGAACTCTTCAAGAAAGTATTTGGATGCGGACACCAGTGTCCATTTTGTAAAATTCCTTGTGAGGCTGGAGGCAAAGAACACAAGATGCATCATGCTGCTGTGCATAGACCACAAGGGCTTGGACAATACAGATACAATACCGATGAAGTACTGGTTGAAGATCTATGCCCAAGTGATGTTCATGGTACTTGTAGATTTCGACATCCGGACAAGGCTGAGGTGTGGGTTCCATACCGGGATTACAGTACCATCTATCCTGACTGGCACATTCCTCCAGACCCCACAATAGAATCATCTGATTACTGGAAGTTTGTACTGGTACACTACAATGAGAGATTTGCTAAAGAGTACCAGGCCAAGCCAGCTAAAGTCCCTGAGGCCTGGATGAAAATCACAAGGGCAAAAGCCCTGGAGGGTCTGAAAGATTCTTTTAACATACGATAA